The Streptomyces pratensis genomic interval CGGACGCCGGAGTGCCCGAGGCCGAAGGTCCGGGGTCGGCTGGCGGCATGGAGGTCATGTCGCCGCCCGGAGCCGATGCGCCTGTGAGGGGACCGGAGCCGACCGCAACGCCTTGGGCAGTCGATTCGGACCCTTCCGGTTCGTCCTCGCCAGGACGTGTGATCAGTGGCGGGATCCCGGGGCGCTGAATCAGCGCCCGGCCCTTGTCGCCGCTCGCGTTCGGGTCTTCGCCGTACCGGAAGCGGGTCTGCTGCTTGGGCGGCCCGGCGTCGATGCCCTCCTTGCTGAGGTTGCCGCCGGAGGGGTTGATACCGGAGGCGACGCCATCGGTGCCCGCGCCCGGGACCTGGTTCGGACCCTGCGGAGCGGGGGCGCCGGTACCGGCCCGCAGTGCGAGGCTGCCTGCGGTCTTCGCCGCTCCTGCGGCGACCGCCATGCCGGCGACGCCGGTACGGTGCATGTCGTCGTGGCCGCCGCCATCGCTGGCCCAGTGCACGAACTTGTACGTCGCGTAGGGGCAGAGCAGCACCAAGACCATCACGACGATGCCGGCCATCGCGTCCGACAGGGCCGCCATCCCGTCGCTGGCGTCGGTCTTGCCCATGGCGGAGACGCCGATGAGGAAGACGACGGTCATCAGCAGTTTGGAGACGATCAGGGTGCCGGTGGCCTCGATCCAGCCGCGCCGCCACCGCTTGGCGACTTCCCAGCCGCCGCCGGCCCCGGCGAATACCGCGAGCGCGACCATGATCAGGACGCCGACCTTGCGGGCGACCATCACGCCCCAGTAGAGGAAGGCGCCGATGCCACACCCGAAGGCGACCAGCGCGGGCACACCCCAGCCGAGGCCGTACATGGCCCCCATCTGATCAACCTTGATCACACGACGGATCGCGTCGTCGATCGAGGTGTTGGCGGCTTTGAAGAGGCCGTCGGACAGTGCGTCCACTACGGTGATGGCGACGGTCGTGAAAGCGATTGCGGAGAAGCTGAACAGGACTCCGGTCATGGTGCCGAACGCCGCCTTGGCGAGGGCACGTTCGTCTCGGCGCCAGGCCGCGGTCATGAGCTGGATGCAGAAGATGCCGACGGTCAGGGCGAGGCCGATGGGCAGCAGCAGCTCGTAGTTGTCGCGGAACCACCCGGCGTTGAGGTCGATGGCCGTCGTCTTGTTGACGGCCTTGGCGGCCAGGTCGGCCGCGCTGGACGCCAGCTCGCCCGCCGACTTCGCGATCCACGCGCCGAGACCGTCGGTGACGGTGCCGGCGGGGTTGGTGGCGAAGTCGACGGCGCCGCACACCTTGTCCATCAGCGGGAAGTCGCAGACTCCCATGGGTCGTACCTCCGTTCTGGGGCGAGGGTCAGGGCGCGACGGACGGCATGACGCCGACCAGGGCGCAGGGGTGGTCGGGCCGGCACTGGACCGCGAGGGTGGTGGACCGGCTCTCCGCGCCGCCGGCGGACGAGCCCTTCCAGCAAATCGACTGCTTGCCGGAGACCGTAACGGCGTAGACGTACGCCTGGGTGATCGCCCCGGGGTCGTCCTGGAGGGCCTGGGTAAAGGCGTGCGGGAAGTGCCCCTCGTTGATCTTGGCGGTGGCGACCTGCTTGTTGGCCGCCATCTCCCTCCACAGCACGGCCGAGGGGACCGCCTGGTCGACGGAAGCCGGATCGGCGTACTTCGACTCCGTGGTCAGCCAGCCGCGCAGCGCCTTGCGCAGCTCGGGCTGCGAGTACGCACGGGTGTCGTACGACCACAGCGCTGCGGTGGCGGCCTTCCCGTACGTGATCGGGTCGTGGGTTTTCGGCGGAACGGGCAGAGCGCGGGGCCTGGTGTGCGGCCCGGACGGCGCCGCGGTCGACGAGGATGCCGTGGGCGAACTCGGCGGTGGGGAAGCGGTATCGGAGGGGCTTCGGCCCTCGCGGGTGAGGTAGGCGGCCATGCCGGCGAGGGCGACGAGCACCGCCAGGACGGCAGTGCCGAGCAGCGCCCGGCGGCGCACGCGAGATGCGCCGCCGGGGTGGGTGGTGTGCTGAGCCATCAGTGGACCTGCGTCCCGAGCGTCGAGAAGAACGCCACGACACCGTTGGCCGCACCGAGAAGAAGGGCCGCGCCCGCGCTGACCAGCACGCCCTTCTTCCCGTTCGCCTCGGCCTGGTGGCCACCCGAGTGGTGACCCCAGGCCCATACGCCCGCGCTGACGGCGAGGGCGCCGACCACGGCGATGAGCCCGAACAAGTTGATCGAGCCCATCACCTGCTTGAGGACGTTGAGGCCAGGGAGCCCTCCCTCGTTCGGCTTGATTCCGGGGTCGTAGGCGAGCTGTATGACCTGGTCAGCGAGATACATGGGTACTCCAGTTCGAATGAGCGCACGCCAAAGCCCGGCGGGGCGAACCAGCGGTGCGAGGGGAGGTGAGGAGGGGGGAGGAGCGCCGGTCAGACGACTCGGCGGGCCGCGAGAATCCGCGATTTCCAGGACGCGACGGTGGTGATCCGCACGACGTCACCGGTGTGCGGGGCGTGGACGATCAGGCCCTGCCCGATTGCCATCCCGACGTGTTCCGGTACGGCGGCCGTCCCCTCGGTGAAGAGGAGGTCGCCCGGCTTGAGGGCATCGACCGAGACGGCCTTGCCGTCCTTGACCTGCGTGTACGTGGTCCGCGTCAGGGTGACCCCGGCTGCCTTGTACGCGCCCTGCATCAGGGAGGAGCAGTCGCAGCGGCCCATCGGGTTCTTGCCGTGGGAGTCGGCGCACGTGCCGCCCCACTGATACGGCGTGCCGAGCTGACCGAGTGCCCACCGGATCGCCGTCTGCACCTTCGGCGGCGCGGAGGCGGGGATCTTGTACTCGTCCGGCAACGCGCCCGCCGGGATGGTGCCGAAGTCCGTCCCGTCACCGTCCGCCGAACAACCCCCCGCGGAATCGGGAGAAGGGCTGCCGGTGTCGGCAGAACCGGACGGCGACGGGCTCGGCGATGCACCGCCGGCCTCCCGCAGCAAGGGCTCGATGGCCTTCTGCAGCGCGGTGGCCAGCGGCTCCCACTTGGCGTACGCCTCGGGGAAGCCCGACTTCTGCACCGCCTGGGCGGCCTGGGTGACAGAGAGGGACTGCCAGCCGGAGACCTTCTTGAGCCGCTCGTAGAACTTCGTCGAGGCGTGCACCGGGTCAAGGATCTGGCGGGCCGTGCCCCAGCCCAACGACGGCCGCTGCTGGAAGAGACCCAGCGAATCGCGGTCGCCGTAGGTCAGGTTTCGCAGGCCGCTCTCCTGCAGAGCGGTCGCCAGGGCGACGACCTGCCCTCGGGCGGGGATGTTCATCGCGACGCCCGTGGCCTGGATCGTCTTGGCGTTGGGCACCTGGTCGGCAGGAGCGTCCAGGCCCGGCACGGAGACCGAGCCCTTGTCGCCGCCGTCCAGGATGGCCTTCACCTGCTTGGCGACGGCGGAGGTGTCCACACCTTGTGCACCGCCGGTCGAGCACGAGGCTGAGGCGGTCCCGGCGCCGATGCCGAGAATCGGCAGTGCCAGCAGGAGTGGTCCGGTGGCGCACAGACCGACGAGGGCTCCCGTCGTCTTCTTCACGACCGCCGCCGTTCAGCACGACGGCGGTGCGGACCAGTCGACGGAGGTGGGTCGGGGCGCGGGTGTGTCAGGGCATGCTGCATCGCAGCGGCTCCTTGGTGTTCGTAGGAGGCGCGGTGCCGACTTCTCGTGCAAAGCCGTCGGCACCGCGCCGATGTGCATCCGCCTCTCGGCGGGCCCGGGTCAGAAGAGTTGGTAGCTCCAGGACGCCGGTTTCAGGTCACGCGCGGCAGCCAGCCGCGCTCGTAATCTCAGGCAATGCACAGGGGCCTCCTCACGGCGCTCGCGGGCAGATGGGCAACATGCCTCCGACGCCGCCCGATTGGACGAGACAGCACGGATAAGCACAGCTCAACGAGGGTGGAGCAAGGCTCCTTCCCGGTGGCACGGCGAGACAGTAGACCGGGATTCCGGCCGCACCAAACGACTGCCATCCAGGGGCCCGAAGCTGCGAACCACCTCGTTAGGCGCGGCCGGAATTCGCCGTTAACCTCCGCTGCAACCTCGCACCGGATGCGCGCCGTTGAGCGCTGCCCGGAGCAGGTCCAGACTCCGCCGCGCCCGAAGAGAGGCCCTCCCCATGAGCTACACGCTGCACCGAGGCGACGCCCTGACCGTCCTGAAGTCCCTCCCGGACGAGAGCGTCCAGGCGGTGATCACCGACCCGCCGTACAACTCCGGAGGCCGCACCAGCTCCGATCGAACCGGCCGCACCGCTCGCGCCAAGTACGTCACGAGCAACTCGGCGCACGACCTCGCCAACTTCCCCGGCGAGAACCGCGACCAGCGCTCCTACCGCTCCTGGCTCACCGAACTTCTCACCGAGGCGTACCGGGCCTCGACCGAGCACGCGGTCGCGATGGTCTTCACCGACTGGCGACAGGAGCCGACCACCTCCGACGCCCTCCAGATGGCGGGATGGACCTGGAGCGGCACAATTCCGTGGATCAAGCCGTCCAGCCGGCCCCGCAAGGGCGGGCCCAAGCAGGACTCGGAGTTCATCATCTGGGGCGTCAAGGGCTCCCTCGACAACACCCGCGACCTCTACCTGCCGGGGCACTACATCGCCTCCCAGCCCCGCAAGGGCCGGGTTCACATCACCCAGAAGCCGGTCGAGGTCATGCAGCAGCTCGTCCAGGTCTGCCCCGAGGGTGGCACCGTCCTTGACCCGTTCACCGGCAGCGGCTCCACCGGGGTCGCGGCCCTGCGCGAGGGGCGCCGCTTCGTGGGCGTCGAGCTGTCCGCGCACTACGCGGACGTCGCCGAGGAGCGGCTGCGGGCCGAACTGACGAAGAGCGACTTCGAGCTGGCCGGACCGGAGGCATGAGCGTGAGAGCGGAGAGAGGCCAGGGCCGGCGGCCCACAGACGCCAGAGGGCGGCTGATGCATCGACTAACCGATGCACCAGCCGCCCCTCCTGTTACGTCAGGCCGCCTCGAACGCCCGCCGGATCAGCGGCGCCGCCTTCTCCAAGTCGGCTGCCGAGACGACGCGGGCCTCCAGGTCGCCGGTCCCGAGGTGTCCGATACCGCGCATGTCCCGGGTGAAGCCCTCCTCCAACTTGACCGTGTCCGGGTCGAGTCTGAGGTACACCAGGATCGCCTCGTGCTTCGGACGGAAGATCACCGACGACCGCCGGTAGGCGATGTAGTGCCGCAGGGACGCCACCTCCACCTCGCCCCATGCCGTGAGCGCCTCGTCCAGTTCCGCGTACAGGTCCTGCAGGCAGCCAGGGACCGCACCCGCGGCGGCAGTCGCCTGAGCGGATGTCTTCCCGCCTCCGCCAGCGGCACCAGCCGTGACCTCCCGCTCGCGGCTCTGGCGACGATCCGAGACCTGTCTCGTGGATCCGGGAGTGGACTCGATCAGCAGCAAGCTCAGCAGCCCACCCTCGAAGACGCGGTAGCGCACCAGGTCGACCCGCTCGCGCAGACGATGCACTGCGACTCGGTCGTGGTGCGAGAAGCCAGCGGCGATGCAGACCATCCGAGGGTTCCGCCAGTCGATCGACTCGGCGGCCTCGGAGCCCAGCTTCTCCTTGACCAGGGCCTCGAACTCGTGGCGCGCGGAGTCCAACCACGAGAGATAGGAGACAGCCTGAGATAGGACACCGCTGTCGGCGCCTTTCTTGTACTCGATCAGCGCAGGTGTGCCGTTCTCGTCCAGGCCGAGCGAGTCGATCCGGCCCCGGTGCCAAGGCCCCGTCGGGTACTCCGACGCCAGGAAGCGGATGCCGAGCATGGCCTCCATGCCTGCCTCGACCCGCCGCTGCAGCTCCACCTCCAGCGTCACCGTGGAGCCGCGCAGCTCGACGTCCTGGCCTTCGGTATCCAGCCGGAACAGCTTCAGGTCGGTCACCAGCGTCTCCCTCTGCGTGATCTCTACGGGAGAAGCAATGGAAACCGGGCCCCTGGCTATTCCGATCGGGTTGTGAGCCTGCTTCGTCTGCCAGGCCTGCTTTCAGGACAGCCGCGCGTACATCTGTGGGCCCCGCTGCGGAATCTGGACGGACCAGGGTGGTATTCACTGAGACCATTGAGCCACATCTATAGCGGCCTAATTCCGGACATGAGTCTGGAGGCTGGCCCAGTCCGATGTGATCACTTTCTCCTGTGGGATGCCGATCAGTAGGCTGTAGCGGTGATTCGTCGGTGCCATGCCCCTCGTGCTTCGCTTCTTCTACGGCGGAGCGGGGGCATGCGCCGAGCGAGGGTGTGCTTTTGCTGCGGGAGTCAGGGGGTGAGCGGTGAGCGGCGCGTCTGTACCGTCGCGTATCGGGCCGTACCTCGTCGAGCGGCGGCTCGGCGCGGGCGGGATGGGGGAGGTATACCTCGCCTACTCGGTCGCGGGTGAACCGGTCGCCGTGAAGGTGATCCGGCCCGACCGCACGGATCCGCATACGCGTGCCCGATTCGAACGCGAGGCGGCGATGGCGCGCACGATCTCTGGTACGGGTCGTGTGGCCCGTTTCATTGAGGCAGACCCGTTCGCTGAGCAGCCCTGGCTGGCCATGGACTACGTTCCCGGCCGCCCGCTCTCCGATGTCGTGAAAGATCAAGGCCTGCTGTCCACGCCACTCGTGGCGAGTCTTGGCGCGCTGTTGGCCGAGGGGCTTGCCGCTGTGCACGCCGCGGGGCTGGTGCACCGTGACCTGAAGGCGCAGAACGTCGTCCTCGGTGACTTCGGTCCGGTGATCATCGACTTTGGTCTGGGCGCTTTCGTCGGGGCGTCCAAGGGGTCGCTCACGCAGGCCGGCGTGGTCATCGGCACCGTGCGTTGCATGCCGCCTGAGCAGGCTCTGGGTGAGCTGGAGGTGACTCAGGCGGCTGATGTGTACGGGCTGGGCACGGTACTTCTGTACGCGGCGACTGGGCACTATCCGTACGACGGCGCCCGGTGGGAGGCGGTGGCTGCGCAAGTGGTCAACGCCGAGATCGGGCCCGACCTGTCCGGGCTGCCCGCCGAACTGACCCCCGTCGTGTCGGCCATGCTGGCGCACAAGGCGGAGGACCGCCCCTCCCTGGAGGAGGTGACCCGGCAGTGTGCCGATCTGATGCGTCTGCTGGGTACGAGTCCGGCCCGGGCACGGCGCGCTCTCATCCAGGAGACGACGCCGAGGGACCATCCCACGATGGTGCTGCCTCAGCCTGATACGCCCATGCTGGACCGGCTCGACTCGCTGGAGAGGCAGCTGCGCGAGGAGTCGGCGGCCCCGGCGGATAACGTCCCCGCCTTGCCGTTCGATGGTGAATCCAGCTCGGACACTCCGGCCCAGGGCGATGTCCAGAGCGACGTCGAAAGCTCGCTCGTGTCCGTGCAGGAATCCCCCAGCGAACGCCCGGCCGAACCCGCGCCGAAGAAGGGTCGTCCCCCCGCTTCCCGGCGGGTCGCCGACGAGCTGCGGAAGCGCTACGCGATGGGCCCGGCGCTGGCCTGGTCGAAGCGCTGAACCGCTCTTCCTTACCTTTCGCCGACGGGGCCGGTCCGGGGCGATACAAAGGGTGGGCAGCAGCACACCGCACATCACGAATACACAGTCCACAGAGGAGCACCACATGACCACGGCGATGCAGCCCGAGGTTCCTGAGGCGCGCGACGCCGATGCGGTGTCGGCGTATCCGGCCGGTGCGAAGCCGACCTTCGCGCCTGGCGCCCAGGTGCGCATCCGCCACGAGCAGTGGCTCGTGAAGTCCGTCGACGAGTCCCGCGACGGACTGATGGTCGAGGTCAGCGGGGTGTCCTCGTTCGTCCGTGGCACGGACGCGGTGTTCTACTCGGGTCTTGACCAGATCGACGTACTTGATCCGCGCAAGACCCGGCTCGTGCCCGACGACACCTCCAGGCACGCTAAGGCCCGCCTGTACCTGGAGGCGGTCATCCGCAAGACGGCGTTGCCGCAGACCGAGCACGGCATCGCGCTCGCCGACTCCTTCCTCATGGACCGGCAGGAGCACCAGCTGCGTCCCGCCGAGCTGGCACTGTCCATGCGCAACCCGCAGCCCCGGCTTCTGATCGCTGACGTGGTTGGGCTGGGCAAGACGCTGGAGATCGGCGTCACGCTCTCGGAGCTGATCCGGCGCGGGCGCGGCGAGCGCATCCTTGTGGTCACGCCTGCCCATGTGTTGGAGCAGTTCCAGCGCGAGCTGTGGACCCGCTTCGCTCTGCCGCTGGTGCGCCTGGACTCCACCGGCATTCAGCGCATTCAGCAGGAGATCCCGGCGGGCCGGAACCCGTTCGCTCACTTCAAGCGCGTCATCGTGTCCGTCGACACCCTCAAGTCGGCGACGTACGCCCATCACCTGGAGAACATCACCTGGGATGCGGTGGTCATTGACGAGTCGCACAACCTCGTGAACAAGGGCACCCGCAACAACCGCCTCGCCCTCCGGCTCGCCGAGCAGACCGATGCGCTGATCCTGGCCTCCGCGACCCCGCACAACGGCAATGCCGAATCCTTCGCCGAGCTGATCAAGATGCTCGATCCGGCGGCGATCGCCGACGCCAAGAATTACAAGGTCGCCGACCTCGACCACCTCTACATCCGGCGTACCAAGACCGACCGCGAGGTGCGCGACGGTCTCAAGGGCAAGCCCTGGGCCGAACGAGGCCCCTCCCTTCCGGTGTCGGCCCCGGCGACGCCGAAGGAGGTCGCCGTCCTGGAGAAGCTCGAAAAGGAGTGGACCCCGGGGGATCCGAGCCGTTCGTCGGTCTGCGCCGAGCCGATCACCGCCTACGGCTTCCTGAAGGCGTTCCTCTCCTCCCACGTGGCGCTGCGGAAAACCCTCGCCAACCGCCGTGGCTACCTCGACAATCCGAAGAGTCGTACGGCGAAGGGCAAGGCCAAGACCGCACCGGACACCCCCGAGCGCCGTGCCGCTCTCGCCGCCGAGAGCAAGGCCCTCGCGGAGCTAGAGGCGCTGGTCGCGGAGTTCACCGACCAGGACTCCGCCAAGCTCGATGCACTCGTCCGCACGTTGAAGGACTGCCTAAAGGTCGGACCGGGCTCCGAGCGCCGAGTCGTGATCTTCTCCGAGCGGGTCCACACCTTGGACTGGCTGGCCGAGGCGATCCCGGCCAGACTCGGCTTCAAGAAGAATTCGGCGGCCAAGGCCGACAAGACGCGTCCCTGGAAGGTCTACGGCGGCGTCGTCGAGGTCATGCACGGCGACACCACCAACGACCAGCAACAGCGGGAGATCGTCGACCGCTTCGGCCGGCGCGAGGAGCCGGTGCGGTTGCTGTTCACTGGCGATATCGCCTCCGAGGGCGTCAACCTGCACCACCAGTGCCACGACCTCATCCACTACGACCTGCCCTGGTCTCTGATCCGCATTGAGCAGCGCAACGGACGTATCGACCGTTATGGGCAGGCGGTCAGCCCTGAG includes:
- a CDS encoding SCO6881 family protein, which encodes MGVCDFPLMDKVCGAVDFATNPAGTVTDGLGAWIAKSAGELASSAADLAAKAVNKTTAIDLNAGWFRDNYELLLPIGLALTVGIFCIQLMTAAWRRDERALAKAAFGTMTGVLFSFSAIAFTTVAITVVDALSDGLFKAANTSIDDAIRRVIKVDQMGAMYGLGWGVPALVAFGCGIGAFLYWGVMVARKVGVLIMVALAVFAGAGGGWEVAKRWRRGWIEATGTLIVSKLLMTVVFLIGVSAMGKTDASDGMAALSDAMAGIVVMVLVLLCPYATYKFVHWASDGGGHDDMHRTGVAGMAVAAGAAKTAGSLALRAGTGAPAPQGPNQVPGAGTDGVASGINPSGGNLSKEGIDAGPPKQQTRFRYGEDPNASGDKGRALIQRPGIPPLITRPGEDEPEGSESTAQGVAVGSGPLTGASAPGGDMTSMPPADPGPSASGTPASASGPSATGSATSTNWVHPTQPPSGS
- a CDS encoding DUF6112 family protein is translated as MYLADQVIQLAYDPGIKPNEGGLPGLNVLKQVMGSINLFGLIAVVGALAVSAGVWAWGHHSGGHQAEANGKKGVLVSAGAALLLGAANGVVAFFSTLGTQVH
- a CDS encoding C40 family peptidase, producing MKKTTGALVGLCATGPLLLALPILGIGAGTASASCSTGGAQGVDTSAVAKQVKAILDGGDKGSVSVPGLDAPADQVPNAKTIQATGVAMNIPARGQVVALATALQESGLRNLTYGDRDSLGLFQQRPSLGWGTARQILDPVHASTKFYERLKKVSGWQSLSVTQAAQAVQKSGFPEAYAKWEPLATALQKAIEPLLREAGGASPSPSPSGSADTGSPSPDSAGGCSADGDGTDFGTIPAGALPDEYKIPASAPPKVQTAIRWALGQLGTPYQWGGTCADSHGKNPMGRCDCSSLMQGAYKAAGVTLTRTTYTQVKDGKAVSVDALKPGDLLFTEGTAAVPEHVGMAIGQGLIVHAPHTGDVVRITTVASWKSRILAARRVV
- a CDS encoding DNA-methyltransferase, coding for MSYTLHRGDALTVLKSLPDESVQAVITDPPYNSGGRTSSDRTGRTARAKYVTSNSAHDLANFPGENRDQRSYRSWLTELLTEAYRASTEHAVAMVFTDWRQEPTTSDALQMAGWTWSGTIPWIKPSSRPRKGGPKQDSEFIIWGVKGSLDNTRDLYLPGHYIASQPRKGRVHITQKPVEVMQQLVQVCPEGGTVLDPFTGSGSTGVAALREGRRFVGVELSAHYADVAEERLRAELTKSDFELAGPEA
- a CDS encoding DUF5655 domain-containing protein; the protein is MTDLKLFRLDTEGQDVELRGSTVTLEVELQRRVEAGMEAMLGIRFLASEYPTGPWHRGRIDSLGLDENGTPALIEYKKGADSGVLSQAVSYLSWLDSARHEFEALVKEKLGSEAAESIDWRNPRMVCIAAGFSHHDRVAVHRLRERVDLVRYRVFEGGLLSLLLIESTPGSTRQVSDRRQSREREVTAGAAGGGGKTSAQATAAAGAVPGCLQDLYAELDEALTAWGEVEVASLRHYIAYRRSSVIFRPKHEAILVYLRLDPDTVKLEEGFTRDMRGIGHLGTGDLEARVVSAADLEKAAPLIRRAFEAA
- a CDS encoding serine/threonine-protein kinase, with the protein product MSGASVPSRIGPYLVERRLGAGGMGEVYLAYSVAGEPVAVKVIRPDRTDPHTRARFEREAAMARTISGTGRVARFIEADPFAEQPWLAMDYVPGRPLSDVVKDQGLLSTPLVASLGALLAEGLAAVHAAGLVHRDLKAQNVVLGDFGPVIIDFGLGAFVGASKGSLTQAGVVIGTVRCMPPEQALGELEVTQAADVYGLGTVLLYAATGHYPYDGARWEAVAAQVVNAEIGPDLSGLPAELTPVVSAMLAHKAEDRPSLEEVTRQCADLMRLLGTSPARARRALIQETTPRDHPTMVLPQPDTPMLDRLDSLERQLREESAAPADNVPALPFDGESSSDTPAQGDVQSDVESSLVSVQESPSERPAEPAPKKGRPPASRRVADELRKRYAMGPALAWSKR
- a CDS encoding DEAD/DEAH box helicase encodes the protein MTTAMQPEVPEARDADAVSAYPAGAKPTFAPGAQVRIRHEQWLVKSVDESRDGLMVEVSGVSSFVRGTDAVFYSGLDQIDVLDPRKTRLVPDDTSRHAKARLYLEAVIRKTALPQTEHGIALADSFLMDRQEHQLRPAELALSMRNPQPRLLIADVVGLGKTLEIGVTLSELIRRGRGERILVVTPAHVLEQFQRELWTRFALPLVRLDSTGIQRIQQEIPAGRNPFAHFKRVIVSVDTLKSATYAHHLENITWDAVVIDESHNLVNKGTRNNRLALRLAEQTDALILASATPHNGNAESFAELIKMLDPAAIADAKNYKVADLDHLYIRRTKTDREVRDGLKGKPWAERGPSLPVSAPATPKEVAVLEKLEKEWTPGDPSRSSVCAEPITAYGFLKAFLSSHVALRKTLANRRGYLDNPKSRTAKGKAKTAPDTPERRAALAAESKALAELEALVAEFTDQDSAKLDALVRTLKDCLKVGPGSERRVVIFSERVHTLDWLAEAIPARLGFKKNSAAKADKTRPWKVYGGVVEVMHGDTTNDQQQREIVDRFGRREEPVRLLFTGDIASEGVNLHHQCHDLIHYDLPWSLIRIEQRNGRIDRYGQAVSPEFRALTLTADVPWRRDEESGEMLTLDDRLVGTRLLRREAQAHEIETGEGSAEAVTGLYNEKKEEDRLTYDLIKGGTVERSIKQSQQESGGVLAGLLAGANARLADPTATPATLGTAAVPEADVPHVFADTKAYFHTAVDLIYPQAEREALAWKPETGGGRIEFTPPDDLQYRFRELPKSYLEQEKILTTPKYDGTLRLTFDKQYAADRLEAARNAKQGKTDEPTSQWPNVSYVSDIHPVLDWVTDKVLAKLKYDEAFVLAYQPDAAKAKRIDAALPAALTGPVYLLQGVYSNVAGKPTVVEWMAVTGLAEAAPRVWRMDSAFLAACGVGPDMPGRAQPVNRDLLQELVPAAIDAAETHLHERRADYDKQVDSYLAPYEDRVQVWEQGALIAVGNQEARRKQVSDTAKRRRDLVRRLRTDGDPMLRVLAVLEPLHPTTVSAAHAEESAR